The Coregonus clupeaformis isolate EN_2021a chromosome 13, ASM2061545v1, whole genome shotgun sequence genome includes a region encoding these proteins:
- the LOC123492197 gene encoding trafficking regulator of GLUT4 1-like, producing the protein MAINTDAAFGKSALGEREVSHPINFQDTEKLLSAVTTEPTGESNLKPCDTSLNLRSSIRSLNAEQNGHQKPLRSGTVGHLCAAPVSPSQLSFGPPFLLSLVPPGSEPPSYLWLAILSCFCPAMPVNMFALWYAYMGQP; encoded by the exons ATGGCTATCAACACGGATGCCGCGTTTGGTAAAAGCGCACTGGGGGAGAGGGAAGTCTCACATCCCATCAACTTCCAAGACACAGAGAAACTCCTGAGCGCCGTGACCACCGAACCCACCGGGGAAAGCAACCTCAAACCGTGCGACACCTCTCTCAACTTGAGAAGCAGCATCCGTTCCCTGAATGCCGAGCAGAATGGACACCAAAAGCCATTAAGGTCAGGCACTGTGGGGCACCTCTGTGCCGCGCCCGTGTCCCCGTCCCAGCTAAGCTTCGgaccccccttcctcctctccctggtGCCACCCGGTTCAGAGCCGCCAAGCTACCTGTGGCTTGCGATATTGTCGTGCTTTTGTCCTGCTATGCCGGTGAACATGTTCGCGCTGTGGTATGCTTACATG gGCCAGCCTTAG